In the Haloferula helveola genome, one interval contains:
- a CDS encoding NAD(+)/NADH kinase translates to MKVGLIANPHKSGARKTLEGLAVALRAKGLTPIYEKATAGLAGVDGGIPGRELSKEADVVAVLGGDGTMLHAMATLGGCDKPIAGINLGNLGFLTSCTDGEVDDFAEALCSGNFATSRRTLLAARVERDGGRSHDLLALNEAVLARGQTGRLVALRAIVDGELLNHYRADGLIVATPTGSTAYSLSAGGPLISPSAGVFVITPICPHTLSQRSLVVDDDVTIELAPEEPSDGPMLFTVDGRDCVEVESGDRVLVRKADQDLHLLRLEGRSFYAALRQKLNWRGG, encoded by the coding sequence ATGAAAGTCGGTCTCATTGCCAACCCCCACAAGTCCGGGGCCAGGAAAACCCTCGAGGGTCTTGCTGTGGCACTGAGGGCGAAGGGACTGACACCGATTTATGAGAAAGCCACGGCGGGGCTGGCCGGAGTCGATGGCGGCATTCCGGGCCGGGAGCTTTCGAAGGAGGCGGATGTGGTCGCTGTCCTCGGGGGCGATGGCACCATGCTCCACGCGATGGCCACCCTGGGCGGCTGCGACAAGCCGATCGCCGGCATCAATCTCGGGAATCTCGGGTTTCTGACGAGTTGCACCGACGGCGAGGTCGATGATTTCGCCGAGGCGCTGTGCTCGGGGAACTTCGCCACGAGCCGGCGGACGCTGCTCGCGGCCCGTGTCGAGCGGGACGGAGGCCGGTCGCATGACTTGCTGGCGCTGAACGAGGCAGTTCTGGCACGGGGTCAGACCGGCCGGTTGGTCGCGCTGCGTGCGATCGTCGATGGCGAACTGCTCAACCACTACCGGGCGGACGGCCTGATTGTCGCCACTCCGACCGGCTCCACCGCCTACTCGCTTTCGGCCGGAGGTCCACTCATCAGCCCCTCGGCCGGAGTCTTCGTGATCACGCCGATTTGCCCTCACACGCTCAGCCAGCGATCGCTGGTGGTCGATGATGACGTCACGATCGAGTTGGCGCCGGAGGAACCGTCCGACGGCCCGATGCTGTTCACGGTCGATGGCAGGGACTGCGTCGAGGTCGAGTCGGGGGACCGGGTATTGGTTCGGAAAGCCGACCAGGACCTGCACCTGCTGAGGCTTGAGGGGCGCTCGTTCTACGCAGCCCTCCGGCAGAAGCTGAACTGGCGGGGCGGCTGA
- a CDS encoding aminopeptidase P N-terminal domain-containing protein, which yields MRYDPIDPQLFVRNRARLRKLLKPNSIVIVHSNDIFPTNADGVMPHKQNADLFYLTGVDQENTVLVLMPDAGDEREREILFVTETSEHIAVWDGEKLTKEQAKERTGIERVEWVEGFEGWLHRLIPQVDHIYLATNEHLRAAVVVETANDRFIKKCKARYPLHHYERLAPLMHRLRMIKDQEELKFIQKACDITEAGFRRLLGFIKPGVGEWEIEAELMHEFLRRGSRGFAYNPIIGSGKNACVLHYIENDSVCEDGQMVLMDVAAEYGGWASDMTRTVPVNGRFTERQRAVYDSVLRVLRAANEILRPGNTPIEYQKQVVELMEAELVNLGLISAKEAKEQGKDKPLVKKYFMHGTSHHMGLDVHDVAPPHEPFAEGMVFTIEPGIYIREEGLGVRLENDVVIGADLNFDLMGNIPIEADEIEELMNAGR from the coding sequence ATGCGCTACGACCCGATCGACCCCCAGCTGTTCGTCCGCAACCGCGCCCGACTTCGGAAACTTCTAAAGCCGAACAGCATCGTCATCGTTCACTCGAACGACATTTTTCCGACGAATGCCGACGGGGTCATGCCGCACAAGCAGAATGCCGATCTGTTCTACCTGACGGGCGTGGACCAGGAGAACACCGTGCTGGTGCTCATGCCCGACGCGGGCGACGAGCGGGAGCGCGAGATTCTTTTCGTGACCGAAACCAGCGAGCACATCGCGGTGTGGGACGGCGAGAAGCTGACCAAGGAGCAGGCGAAGGAGCGAACCGGGATCGAACGAGTCGAGTGGGTCGAGGGCTTCGAAGGTTGGCTGCACCGTCTGATTCCCCAGGTCGATCACATCTACCTCGCGACCAACGAACACCTGCGGGCCGCGGTGGTGGTCGAGACCGCCAACGACCGCTTCATCAAGAAGTGCAAGGCACGCTATCCGCTCCACCACTACGAGCGCCTCGCGCCGCTGATGCACCGCCTGCGGATGATCAAGGATCAGGAAGAGCTCAAGTTCATCCAAAAGGCCTGCGACATCACCGAGGCCGGTTTCCGGCGCCTGCTCGGCTTCATCAAGCCGGGCGTGGGCGAGTGGGAGATCGAGGCCGAGCTGATGCACGAGTTCCTGCGTCGGGGTTCCCGCGGGTTCGCCTACAACCCGATCATCGGCAGCGGCAAGAATGCCTGCGTGCTGCACTACATCGAGAACGACAGTGTCTGCGAGGACGGCCAGATGGTCCTGATGGACGTGGCGGCCGAGTACGGCGGATGGGCGTCCGACATGACCCGGACGGTGCCCGTGAACGGCCGGTTCACCGAGCGCCAGCGTGCCGTCTATGACTCGGTGCTGCGCGTGCTGCGGGCCGCCAACGAGATCCTGCGGCCTGGCAACACGCCGATCGAGTATCAGAAGCAGGTCGTCGAACTGATGGAGGCGGAACTTGTGAATCTCGGCCTGATCAGCGCCAAGGAGGCGAAGGAGCAGGGCAAGGACAAGCCGCTGGTGAAGAAGTACTTCATGCATGGTACTTCCCACCACATGGGGCTCGATGTCCACGACGTGGCGCCGCCGCACGAGCCGTTCGCCGAGGGCATGGTTTTCACCATCGAGCCCGGCATCTACATCCGTGAGGAAGGACTGGGAGTCCGGCTCGAGAACGACGTGGTGATCGGTGCCGACTTGAACTTCGACCTGATGGGCAACATCCCGATCGAGGCCGACGAGATCGAGGAACTGATGAACGCCGGTCGCTGA
- a CDS encoding DUF1080 domain-containing protein, producing the protein MKAPLLLIAGSLPLLAAEPNTLTPEEKKDGFELIFDGKSLDGWRTYKQEKPKDKWVVEDGAITLTAKGGGDLITDAKYKDFELRFQFKIAPEGNSGIMWHVAEIDGPPYLTGPEYQILDSNAKTGYQHEIKKGNIAGAFYDLVPGKAEWSKPAGEWNDGSIRIEGSKITLTVNGTTTAEVDTSTDEWKEMLAKSKFANWDKFNKMPEGHICLQDHGDKVAFRTVRIKEL; encoded by the coding sequence ATGAAAGCCCCGCTCCTACTCATCGCCGGATCCCTTCCGCTTCTCGCCGCCGAACCGAACACCCTTACTCCCGAGGAAAAAAAGGACGGTTTCGAGCTGATCTTCGATGGCAAGTCGCTCGACGGCTGGCGCACCTACAAGCAGGAGAAACCGAAGGACAAGTGGGTCGTCGAGGACGGCGCGATCACGCTCACCGCCAAGGGCGGCGGCGACCTGATCACCGACGCGAAGTACAAGGACTTCGAGCTGCGGTTCCAGTTCAAGATCGCCCCTGAAGGCAACTCGGGCATCATGTGGCATGTCGCGGAGATCGACGGCCCTCCCTACCTGACCGGCCCCGAGTACCAGATCCTCGATTCCAACGCCAAGACCGGCTACCAGCACGAGATCAAGAAGGGCAACATCGCGGGCGCCTTCTACGACCTCGTTCCCGGCAAGGCCGAGTGGTCGAAGCCGGCCGGCGAATGGAATGACGGCAGCATCCGCATCGAAGGCAGCAAGATCACCCTGACCGTGAACGGCACGACCACCGCCGAGGTCGACACCTCGACCGACGAGTGGAAGGAGATGCTCGCCAAGTCGAAGTTCGCGAACTGGGACAAGTTCAACAAGATGCCCGAAGGGCACATCTGCCTTCAGGACCACGGCGACAAGGTCGCCTTCCGGACGGTCCGGATCAAAGAGCTGTAA
- a CDS encoding alanine--glyoxylate aminotransferase family protein → MSSPKLFAPGPVDVSPETFAAMSHTMIGHRGSDFEELYASLQPGLKSVFGTSRPVFLSTSSAWGVMEGALRNLVRGKVLCLCCGAFSDKWFDVAKKMGYEADKIQVEWGEAIDPEAVKAKLEEGGFDTVTFIHSETSTGVLNDLAGVAAVVKSFPDTMLIIDTVSSLSTVPIEMDAIGADVVLAGVQKALALPPGLAVFAVSEAAMERAKGTPNRGYYFDFVEFAKNDEKNNTPSTPCIATLFGLQYILGEIEKEGLENRFARHAETNAMIHTWGAKHGFQLFAPEGRRSNALTCFTTPADFDLPAFIKTLKSKHNFLINGGYGKIKGLTFRISNMGNETVATMQELIDAMDDVLG, encoded by the coding sequence ATGTCCTCGCCCAAACTCTTCGCTCCCGGCCCCGTCGATGTTTCCCCCGAAACGTTCGCCGCGATGTCTCACACGATGATCGGCCACCGCGGCTCCGACTTCGAAGAACTTTACGCTTCCCTCCAGCCCGGCCTGAAGTCGGTCTTCGGCACTTCCCGTCCGGTATTCCTCTCGACCTCCTCCGCATGGGGCGTCATGGAAGGCGCGCTTCGCAATCTCGTCCGCGGGAAGGTCCTCTGCCTCTGCTGCGGCGCATTCTCGGACAAGTGGTTCGATGTGGCCAAGAAGATGGGCTACGAGGCGGACAAGATCCAGGTCGAGTGGGGCGAGGCGATCGATCCCGAGGCCGTGAAGGCGAAGCTCGAGGAAGGCGGCTTCGACACCGTCACCTTCATCCACTCGGAAACCTCGACCGGCGTCCTCAACGACCTCGCCGGCGTCGCTGCCGTGGTGAAGTCCTTTCCGGACACGATGCTGATCATCGACACCGTCTCGTCGCTTTCCACCGTCCCGATCGAGATGGACGCGATCGGCGCGGACGTCGTGCTCGCCGGCGTGCAGAAGGCGCTCGCGCTGCCTCCGGGTCTCGCCGTATTCGCCGTTTCCGAAGCCGCGATGGAACGCGCCAAGGGAACGCCGAACCGAGGCTACTACTTCGACTTCGTCGAGTTCGCCAAGAACGACGAGAAGAACAACACGCCGTCCACTCCCTGCATCGCGACGCTCTTCGGACTGCAATACATTCTCGGTGAGATCGAAAAGGAAGGCCTCGAGAACCGCTTCGCCCGCCACGCCGAGACCAATGCGATGATCCACACCTGGGGCGCCAAGCACGGCTTCCAGCTGTTCGCACCCGAGGGCCGCCGCTCGAACGCGCTGACCTGCTTCACCACCCCCGCGGATTTCGACCTGCCGGCCTTCATCAAGACCCTCAAGTCGAAGCACAACTTCCTGATCAACGGCGGCTACGGCAAGATCAAGGGCCTGACCTTCCGGATCTCGAACATGGGCAACGAGACCGTGGCGACAATGCAGGAACTGATCGACGCCATGGACGACGTGCTCGGATGA